Proteins encoded by one window of Manihot esculenta cultivar AM560-2 chromosome 10, M.esculenta_v8, whole genome shotgun sequence:
- the LOC110624757 gene encoding structural maintenance of chromosomes protein 5 isoform X1, translated as MKRSSAADDPPLTSKRFKIARGDDDYSPGNIIEMELRNFMTYDYLFCKPGSRLNLVIGPNGSGKSTIVCAIALGLGGDPQLLGRATSIGAYVKRGEETGYIKITLRGNTEDDRITIMRKIDTHNKSEWLHNGKVVPKKDIIEIIQRFNIQINNLTQFLPQDRVSEFAKLAPVQLLEETEKAIGDPQLPIQHHALVEKSRKLKNIEVAVNMNGETLDREKALNSELEKDVERVRQREELLSKVECMRKKLPWLKYDMKKAEYMEAKEVEKDAKIKLDEAVKTLKDLKEPIEKQKQEKSLLDSKCKKVTNLIQDNAKQRMKLLEKKNHLGVQLEGKYNEMEDLKRQEEFRQQRILKAKEELAAAEIELQNLPNYEPPRDKLERLRSQITELQIFANQKRMQKSEMEKLINQKKMALRQCIDRLKDMENTKYKLLQALRNSGTGGIIDAYQWVQQHKDELNKEVYGPVLLEVNVPDRVHADYLEGQVPYYIWKSFITQDPVDRDFLVRNLKSFDVPILNYVRNEYHFKDPFEVSEKMNELGIYTRLDQVFDAPDAVKEVLISQCGLDRSYIGSKETDKKADDVAKLNILDFWTPENHYRWSSSRYGGHLSAIVEPVHHSRLLLCSVDAGEIEKQRCRKEELEESVIALEESFKSLLMEQKHLENEGADLQRQREEIISVAQEKKRTQRELENRLNQKKRKLESVEKEDDLDTGMAKLIDEAAKIRIQRLQYAIAIKDLLVEAVRYKWSLAEKLMASIEFDAKIRDHEINLKQHEKFSQQASLHVEYCKKEVENHREQLSAAKRHAESIAVITPKLAKAFLEMPTTIEELDAAIQDNISQANSILFLNQNVLKEYEHRQEKIESIAKKLEADREELKRCLAEIDSLKESWLPTLRNLVARINETFSRNFQEMAVAGEVSLDEHDKDFDQFGILIKVKFRQAGQLQVLSAHHQSGGERSVSTILYLVSLQDLTNCPFRVVDEINQGMDPINERKMFQQLVRAASQPSTPQCFILTPKLLPDLEYSEACSILNIMNGPWIEQPAKVWSSGECWRAVTGLAGD; from the exons ATGAAACGATCTTCAGCAGCCGACGATCCTCCGTTAACCTCCAAACGCTTCAAAATTGCTCG aGGGGACGATGACTATTCACCTGGAAACATAATTGAGATGGAGCTGCGTAACTTCATGACTTACGATTACTTGTTTTGCAAACCAGGTTCACGCTTGAACCTTGTAATTGGACCAAATGGGTCCGGTAAAAGCACGATTGTCTGTGCCATTGCATTGGGTCTTGGTGGTGACCCTCAG CTACTTGGGAGGGCAACAAGTATTGGAGCATATGTGAAACGTGGAGAGGAGACTGGTTATATTAAAATAACCTTGAGAGGAAACACTGAAGATGATCGGATCACCATCATGCGGAAAATTGATACACATAATAAGTCAGAATGGTTGCATAATG GAAAAGTGGTACCTAAGAAAGACATAATTGAAATAATTCAAAGGTTCAACATCCAAATCAACAATTTGACTCAA TTCTTACCACAAGACAGGGTAAGTGAGTTTGCAAAGTTAGCTCCTGTTCAACTTTTAGAAGAGACTGAAAAGGCCATTGGTGATCCTCAACTGCCTATTCAACACCATGCACTTGTTGAAAAAAGCCGTAAATTAAAGAATATTGAAGTG GCTGTTAACATGAATGGAGAAACCCTGGATCGGGAGAAGGCCCTTAATTCTGAACTTGAAAAGGATGTAGAGCGTGTGCGCCAAAGAGAAGAACTACTGTCAAAG gttgaatgcatgagaaAGAAATTGCCATGGCTGAAGTACGATATGAAAAAAGCTGAATATATGGAAGCTAAAGAGGTGGAAAAGGATGCCAAAATTAAGTTGGATGAGGCTgtaaaaactttgaaagatctcAAAGAACCCATTGA AAAACAAAAGCAGGAGAAATCTCTACTGGATTCTAAATGTAAAAAAGTCACCAATCTCATACAGGACAATGCTAAGCAACGAATGAAACTACTAGAGAAGAAAAACCATTTG GGAGTGCAATTAGAAGGAAAATACAATGAAATGGAAGACTTAAAGAGGCAAGAAGAATTTCGTCAACAGAGGATCCTAAAAGCTAAAGAGGAACTTGCTGCTGCTGAAATTGAACTTCAGAACCTGCCTAATTATGAGCCTCCAAGGGACAAACTT GAAAGATTACGTTCTCAGATTACAGAGCTACAAATTTTTGCAAATCAAAAGAGGATGCAGAAGTCAGAGATGGAGAAGCTtataaatcaaaagaaaatgGCACTGAGGCAGTGTATAGACAG GTTGAAGGATATGGAGAATACAAAATATAAACTCTTGCAGGCGTTAAGAAACTCAGGAACCGGAGGAATAATCGATGCTTATCAGTGGGTGCAACAACATAAAGATGAGTTGAATAAGGAGGTGTATGGTCCTGTGTTGCTTGAG GTTAATGTTCCAGATCGGGTGCATGCAGACTACTTAGAGGGTCAAGTCCCATATTATATATGGAAG TCTTTCATAACACAAGATCCTGTTGATCGGGACTTTCTGGTCAGAAACTTGAAGTCATTTGATGTTCCAATTTTAAACTATGTGAGGAATGAATACCATTTTAAGGATCCCTTTGAAGTTTCTGAGAAG ATGAATGAGCTTGGCATCTATACCCGACTTGACCAAGTTTTTGATGCTCCTGATGCTGTAAAGGAGGTTTTGATCAGCCAATGTGGTCTGGACAGATCA TATATTGGGTCGAAGGAAACTGATAAGAAGGCAGATGATGTAGCAAAGttgaatattttagatttttggaCTCCAGAGAATCACTATCGTTGGTCTTCCTCCAGATATGGTGGTCATTTATCTGCAATTGTTGAACCAGTCCATCACTCACGTCTTCTACTTTGTA GTGTGGATGCTGGTGAGATTGAAAAGCAAAGGTGTAGGAAAGAGGAGCTGGAAGAATCTGTTATTGCATTAGAGGAAAGTTTTAAATCGCTGCTGATGGAGCAAAAGCACTTAGAGAATGAAGGAGCTGATCTTCAAAGACAACGG GAGGAGATTATTAGTGTTGcacaagagaagaagagaactcAACGGGAATTGGAGAACCGTCTCA atcaaaagaaaaggaaacttGAATCAGTGGAGAAGGAGGATGACCTGGATACCGGAATGGCAAAGCTTATAGATGAAGCTGCAAAAATTAGGATTCAGCGGCTCCAATATGCAATTGCTATTAAG GATTTACTTGTTGAGGCTGTTAGATACAAATGGAGTCTTGCTGAAAAGCTTATGGCTTCCATTGAATTTGATGCAAAG ATTAGAGATCATGAAATTAATCTCAAGCAGCACGAAAAGTTTTCTCAACAAGCATCACTTCACGTTGAGTACT GCAAGAAGGAGGTGGAGAATCATCGAGAACAACTTTCAGCTGCCAAGAGGCATGCAGAATCAATTGCCGTGATCACTCCAAAACTTGCAAAAGCATTTCTTGAG ATGCCCACAACAATTGAGGAACTGGATGCTGCTATTCAAGACAATATTTCTCAAGCCAATTCCATTCTGTTCCTTAACCAAAATGTTCTGAAAGAATATGAACATCGGCAAGAGAAG ATAGAATCCATTGCCAAAAAGCTGGAAGCAGATAGAGAGGAACTAAAGAGGTGTTTAGCTGAAATAGATTCCCTGAAG GAAAGTTGGCTTCCAACATTGAGAAACCTTGTTGCTCGGATAAATGAGACCTTTAGTCGCAACTTCCAAGAGATGGCTGTTGCAGGAGAAGTTTCTTTAG ATGAGCATGACAAGGACTTTGATCAGTTTGGAATACTTATAAAAGTAAAGTTCAG GCAAGCAGGACAACTTCAAGTACTTAGTGCGCATCATCAATCTGGAGGG GAGCGTTCAGTTTCAACTATTCTTTATCTTGTTTCTCTTCAAGACCTTACAAACTGCCCATTTAGGGTGGTTGATGAGATTAATCAAG GAATGGATCCTATAAATGAAAGAAAGATGTTTCAGCAACTAGTAAGAGCCGCCAGTCAACCTAGTACGCCACA gTGCTTCATACTCACCCCAAAGCTGCTACCGGATTTGGAGTACAGTGAGGCGTGTAGCATTCTGAACATTATGAACGGGCCTTGGATTGAACAGCCTGCTAAAG TATGGAGCAGCGGTGAGTGTTGGAGAGCCGTTACAGGGCTGGCTGGAGATTAG
- the LOC110624757 gene encoding structural maintenance of chromosomes protein 5 isoform X3 — translation MELRNFMTYDYLFCKPGSRLNLVIGPNGSGKSTIVCAIALGLGGDPQLLGRATSIGAYVKRGEETGYIKITLRGNTEDDRITIMRKIDTHNKSEWLHNGKVVPKKDIIEIIQRFNIQINNLTQFLPQDRVSEFAKLAPVQLLEETEKAIGDPQLPIQHHALVEKSRKLKNIEVAVNMNGETLDREKALNSELEKDVERVRQREELLSKVECMRKKLPWLKYDMKKAEYMEAKEVEKDAKIKLDEAVKTLKDLKEPIEKQKQEKSLLDSKCKKVTNLIQDNAKQRMKLLEKKNHLGVQLEGKYNEMEDLKRQEEFRQQRILKAKEELAAAEIELQNLPNYEPPRDKLERLRSQITELQIFANQKRMQKSEMEKLINQKKMALRQCIDRLKDMENTKYKLLQALRNSGTGGIIDAYQWVQQHKDELNKEVYGPVLLEVNVPDRVHADYLEGQVPYYIWKSFITQDPVDRDFLVRNLKSFDVPILNYVRNEYHFKDPFEVSEKMNELGIYTRLDQVFDAPDAVKEVLISQCGLDRSYIGSKETDKKADDVAKLNILDFWTPENHYRWSSSRYGGHLSAIVEPVHHSRLLLCSVDAGEIEKQRCRKEELEESVIALEESFKSLLMEQKHLENEGADLQRQREEIISVAQEKKRTQRELENRLNQKKRKLESVEKEDDLDTGMAKLIDEAAKIRIQRLQYAIAIKDLLVEAVRYKWSLAEKLMASIEFDAKIRDHEINLKQHEKFSQQASLHVEYCKKEVENHREQLSAAKRHAESIAVITPKLAKAFLEMPTTIEELDAAIQDNISQANSILFLNQNVLKEYEHRQEKIESIAKKLEADREELKRCLAEIDSLKESWLPTLRNLVARINETFSRNFQEMAVAGEVSLDEHDKDFDQFGILIKVKFRQAGQLQVLSAHHQSGGERSVSTILYLVSLQDLTNCPFRVVDEINQGMDPINERKMFQQLVRAASQPSTPQCFILTPKLLPDLEYSEACSILNIMNGPWIEQPAKVWSSGECWRAVTGLAGD, via the exons ATGGAGCTGCGTAACTTCATGACTTACGATTACTTGTTTTGCAAACCAGGTTCACGCTTGAACCTTGTAATTGGACCAAATGGGTCCGGTAAAAGCACGATTGTCTGTGCCATTGCATTGGGTCTTGGTGGTGACCCTCAG CTACTTGGGAGGGCAACAAGTATTGGAGCATATGTGAAACGTGGAGAGGAGACTGGTTATATTAAAATAACCTTGAGAGGAAACACTGAAGATGATCGGATCACCATCATGCGGAAAATTGATACACATAATAAGTCAGAATGGTTGCATAATG GAAAAGTGGTACCTAAGAAAGACATAATTGAAATAATTCAAAGGTTCAACATCCAAATCAACAATTTGACTCAA TTCTTACCACAAGACAGGGTAAGTGAGTTTGCAAAGTTAGCTCCTGTTCAACTTTTAGAAGAGACTGAAAAGGCCATTGGTGATCCTCAACTGCCTATTCAACACCATGCACTTGTTGAAAAAAGCCGTAAATTAAAGAATATTGAAGTG GCTGTTAACATGAATGGAGAAACCCTGGATCGGGAGAAGGCCCTTAATTCTGAACTTGAAAAGGATGTAGAGCGTGTGCGCCAAAGAGAAGAACTACTGTCAAAG gttgaatgcatgagaaAGAAATTGCCATGGCTGAAGTACGATATGAAAAAAGCTGAATATATGGAAGCTAAAGAGGTGGAAAAGGATGCCAAAATTAAGTTGGATGAGGCTgtaaaaactttgaaagatctcAAAGAACCCATTGA AAAACAAAAGCAGGAGAAATCTCTACTGGATTCTAAATGTAAAAAAGTCACCAATCTCATACAGGACAATGCTAAGCAACGAATGAAACTACTAGAGAAGAAAAACCATTTG GGAGTGCAATTAGAAGGAAAATACAATGAAATGGAAGACTTAAAGAGGCAAGAAGAATTTCGTCAACAGAGGATCCTAAAAGCTAAAGAGGAACTTGCTGCTGCTGAAATTGAACTTCAGAACCTGCCTAATTATGAGCCTCCAAGGGACAAACTT GAAAGATTACGTTCTCAGATTACAGAGCTACAAATTTTTGCAAATCAAAAGAGGATGCAGAAGTCAGAGATGGAGAAGCTtataaatcaaaagaaaatgGCACTGAGGCAGTGTATAGACAG GTTGAAGGATATGGAGAATACAAAATATAAACTCTTGCAGGCGTTAAGAAACTCAGGAACCGGAGGAATAATCGATGCTTATCAGTGGGTGCAACAACATAAAGATGAGTTGAATAAGGAGGTGTATGGTCCTGTGTTGCTTGAG GTTAATGTTCCAGATCGGGTGCATGCAGACTACTTAGAGGGTCAAGTCCCATATTATATATGGAAG TCTTTCATAACACAAGATCCTGTTGATCGGGACTTTCTGGTCAGAAACTTGAAGTCATTTGATGTTCCAATTTTAAACTATGTGAGGAATGAATACCATTTTAAGGATCCCTTTGAAGTTTCTGAGAAG ATGAATGAGCTTGGCATCTATACCCGACTTGACCAAGTTTTTGATGCTCCTGATGCTGTAAAGGAGGTTTTGATCAGCCAATGTGGTCTGGACAGATCA TATATTGGGTCGAAGGAAACTGATAAGAAGGCAGATGATGTAGCAAAGttgaatattttagatttttggaCTCCAGAGAATCACTATCGTTGGTCTTCCTCCAGATATGGTGGTCATTTATCTGCAATTGTTGAACCAGTCCATCACTCACGTCTTCTACTTTGTA GTGTGGATGCTGGTGAGATTGAAAAGCAAAGGTGTAGGAAAGAGGAGCTGGAAGAATCTGTTATTGCATTAGAGGAAAGTTTTAAATCGCTGCTGATGGAGCAAAAGCACTTAGAGAATGAAGGAGCTGATCTTCAAAGACAACGG GAGGAGATTATTAGTGTTGcacaagagaagaagagaactcAACGGGAATTGGAGAACCGTCTCA atcaaaagaaaaggaaacttGAATCAGTGGAGAAGGAGGATGACCTGGATACCGGAATGGCAAAGCTTATAGATGAAGCTGCAAAAATTAGGATTCAGCGGCTCCAATATGCAATTGCTATTAAG GATTTACTTGTTGAGGCTGTTAGATACAAATGGAGTCTTGCTGAAAAGCTTATGGCTTCCATTGAATTTGATGCAAAG ATTAGAGATCATGAAATTAATCTCAAGCAGCACGAAAAGTTTTCTCAACAAGCATCACTTCACGTTGAGTACT GCAAGAAGGAGGTGGAGAATCATCGAGAACAACTTTCAGCTGCCAAGAGGCATGCAGAATCAATTGCCGTGATCACTCCAAAACTTGCAAAAGCATTTCTTGAG ATGCCCACAACAATTGAGGAACTGGATGCTGCTATTCAAGACAATATTTCTCAAGCCAATTCCATTCTGTTCCTTAACCAAAATGTTCTGAAAGAATATGAACATCGGCAAGAGAAG ATAGAATCCATTGCCAAAAAGCTGGAAGCAGATAGAGAGGAACTAAAGAGGTGTTTAGCTGAAATAGATTCCCTGAAG GAAAGTTGGCTTCCAACATTGAGAAACCTTGTTGCTCGGATAAATGAGACCTTTAGTCGCAACTTCCAAGAGATGGCTGTTGCAGGAGAAGTTTCTTTAG ATGAGCATGACAAGGACTTTGATCAGTTTGGAATACTTATAAAAGTAAAGTTCAG GCAAGCAGGACAACTTCAAGTACTTAGTGCGCATCATCAATCTGGAGGG GAGCGTTCAGTTTCAACTATTCTTTATCTTGTTTCTCTTCAAGACCTTACAAACTGCCCATTTAGGGTGGTTGATGAGATTAATCAAG GAATGGATCCTATAAATGAAAGAAAGATGTTTCAGCAACTAGTAAGAGCCGCCAGTCAACCTAGTACGCCACA gTGCTTCATACTCACCCCAAAGCTGCTACCGGATTTGGAGTACAGTGAGGCGTGTAGCATTCTGAACATTATGAACGGGCCTTGGATTGAACAGCCTGCTAAAG TATGGAGCAGCGGTGAGTGTTGGAGAGCCGTTACAGGGCTGGCTGGAGATTAG
- the LOC110624757 gene encoding structural maintenance of chromosomes protein 5 isoform X2, with the protein MRIDVVGDDDYSPGNIIEMELRNFMTYDYLFCKPGSRLNLVIGPNGSGKSTIVCAIALGLGGDPQLLGRATSIGAYVKRGEETGYIKITLRGNTEDDRITIMRKIDTHNKSEWLHNGKVVPKKDIIEIIQRFNIQINNLTQFLPQDRVSEFAKLAPVQLLEETEKAIGDPQLPIQHHALVEKSRKLKNIEVAVNMNGETLDREKALNSELEKDVERVRQREELLSKVECMRKKLPWLKYDMKKAEYMEAKEVEKDAKIKLDEAVKTLKDLKEPIEKQKQEKSLLDSKCKKVTNLIQDNAKQRMKLLEKKNHLGVQLEGKYNEMEDLKRQEEFRQQRILKAKEELAAAEIELQNLPNYEPPRDKLERLRSQITELQIFANQKRMQKSEMEKLINQKKMALRQCIDRLKDMENTKYKLLQALRNSGTGGIIDAYQWVQQHKDELNKEVYGPVLLEVNVPDRVHADYLEGQVPYYIWKSFITQDPVDRDFLVRNLKSFDVPILNYVRNEYHFKDPFEVSEKMNELGIYTRLDQVFDAPDAVKEVLISQCGLDRSYIGSKETDKKADDVAKLNILDFWTPENHYRWSSSRYGGHLSAIVEPVHHSRLLLCSVDAGEIEKQRCRKEELEESVIALEESFKSLLMEQKHLENEGADLQRQREEIISVAQEKKRTQRELENRLNQKKRKLESVEKEDDLDTGMAKLIDEAAKIRIQRLQYAIAIKDLLVEAVRYKWSLAEKLMASIEFDAKIRDHEINLKQHEKFSQQASLHVEYCKKEVENHREQLSAAKRHAESIAVITPKLAKAFLEMPTTIEELDAAIQDNISQANSILFLNQNVLKEYEHRQEKIESIAKKLEADREELKRCLAEIDSLKESWLPTLRNLVARINETFSRNFQEMAVAGEVSLDEHDKDFDQFGILIKVKFRQAGQLQVLSAHHQSGGERSVSTILYLVSLQDLTNCPFRVVDEINQGMDPINERKMFQQLVRAASQPSTPQCFILTPKLLPDLEYSEACSILNIMNGPWIEQPAKVWSSGECWRAVTGLAGD; encoded by the exons ATGAGGATTGATGTAGT aGGGGACGATGACTATTCACCTGGAAACATAATTGAGATGGAGCTGCGTAACTTCATGACTTACGATTACTTGTTTTGCAAACCAGGTTCACGCTTGAACCTTGTAATTGGACCAAATGGGTCCGGTAAAAGCACGATTGTCTGTGCCATTGCATTGGGTCTTGGTGGTGACCCTCAG CTACTTGGGAGGGCAACAAGTATTGGAGCATATGTGAAACGTGGAGAGGAGACTGGTTATATTAAAATAACCTTGAGAGGAAACACTGAAGATGATCGGATCACCATCATGCGGAAAATTGATACACATAATAAGTCAGAATGGTTGCATAATG GAAAAGTGGTACCTAAGAAAGACATAATTGAAATAATTCAAAGGTTCAACATCCAAATCAACAATTTGACTCAA TTCTTACCACAAGACAGGGTAAGTGAGTTTGCAAAGTTAGCTCCTGTTCAACTTTTAGAAGAGACTGAAAAGGCCATTGGTGATCCTCAACTGCCTATTCAACACCATGCACTTGTTGAAAAAAGCCGTAAATTAAAGAATATTGAAGTG GCTGTTAACATGAATGGAGAAACCCTGGATCGGGAGAAGGCCCTTAATTCTGAACTTGAAAAGGATGTAGAGCGTGTGCGCCAAAGAGAAGAACTACTGTCAAAG gttgaatgcatgagaaAGAAATTGCCATGGCTGAAGTACGATATGAAAAAAGCTGAATATATGGAAGCTAAAGAGGTGGAAAAGGATGCCAAAATTAAGTTGGATGAGGCTgtaaaaactttgaaagatctcAAAGAACCCATTGA AAAACAAAAGCAGGAGAAATCTCTACTGGATTCTAAATGTAAAAAAGTCACCAATCTCATACAGGACAATGCTAAGCAACGAATGAAACTACTAGAGAAGAAAAACCATTTG GGAGTGCAATTAGAAGGAAAATACAATGAAATGGAAGACTTAAAGAGGCAAGAAGAATTTCGTCAACAGAGGATCCTAAAAGCTAAAGAGGAACTTGCTGCTGCTGAAATTGAACTTCAGAACCTGCCTAATTATGAGCCTCCAAGGGACAAACTT GAAAGATTACGTTCTCAGATTACAGAGCTACAAATTTTTGCAAATCAAAAGAGGATGCAGAAGTCAGAGATGGAGAAGCTtataaatcaaaagaaaatgGCACTGAGGCAGTGTATAGACAG GTTGAAGGATATGGAGAATACAAAATATAAACTCTTGCAGGCGTTAAGAAACTCAGGAACCGGAGGAATAATCGATGCTTATCAGTGGGTGCAACAACATAAAGATGAGTTGAATAAGGAGGTGTATGGTCCTGTGTTGCTTGAG GTTAATGTTCCAGATCGGGTGCATGCAGACTACTTAGAGGGTCAAGTCCCATATTATATATGGAAG TCTTTCATAACACAAGATCCTGTTGATCGGGACTTTCTGGTCAGAAACTTGAAGTCATTTGATGTTCCAATTTTAAACTATGTGAGGAATGAATACCATTTTAAGGATCCCTTTGAAGTTTCTGAGAAG ATGAATGAGCTTGGCATCTATACCCGACTTGACCAAGTTTTTGATGCTCCTGATGCTGTAAAGGAGGTTTTGATCAGCCAATGTGGTCTGGACAGATCA TATATTGGGTCGAAGGAAACTGATAAGAAGGCAGATGATGTAGCAAAGttgaatattttagatttttggaCTCCAGAGAATCACTATCGTTGGTCTTCCTCCAGATATGGTGGTCATTTATCTGCAATTGTTGAACCAGTCCATCACTCACGTCTTCTACTTTGTA GTGTGGATGCTGGTGAGATTGAAAAGCAAAGGTGTAGGAAAGAGGAGCTGGAAGAATCTGTTATTGCATTAGAGGAAAGTTTTAAATCGCTGCTGATGGAGCAAAAGCACTTAGAGAATGAAGGAGCTGATCTTCAAAGACAACGG GAGGAGATTATTAGTGTTGcacaagagaagaagagaactcAACGGGAATTGGAGAACCGTCTCA atcaaaagaaaaggaaacttGAATCAGTGGAGAAGGAGGATGACCTGGATACCGGAATGGCAAAGCTTATAGATGAAGCTGCAAAAATTAGGATTCAGCGGCTCCAATATGCAATTGCTATTAAG GATTTACTTGTTGAGGCTGTTAGATACAAATGGAGTCTTGCTGAAAAGCTTATGGCTTCCATTGAATTTGATGCAAAG ATTAGAGATCATGAAATTAATCTCAAGCAGCACGAAAAGTTTTCTCAACAAGCATCACTTCACGTTGAGTACT GCAAGAAGGAGGTGGAGAATCATCGAGAACAACTTTCAGCTGCCAAGAGGCATGCAGAATCAATTGCCGTGATCACTCCAAAACTTGCAAAAGCATTTCTTGAG ATGCCCACAACAATTGAGGAACTGGATGCTGCTATTCAAGACAATATTTCTCAAGCCAATTCCATTCTGTTCCTTAACCAAAATGTTCTGAAAGAATATGAACATCGGCAAGAGAAG ATAGAATCCATTGCCAAAAAGCTGGAAGCAGATAGAGAGGAACTAAAGAGGTGTTTAGCTGAAATAGATTCCCTGAAG GAAAGTTGGCTTCCAACATTGAGAAACCTTGTTGCTCGGATAAATGAGACCTTTAGTCGCAACTTCCAAGAGATGGCTGTTGCAGGAGAAGTTTCTTTAG ATGAGCATGACAAGGACTTTGATCAGTTTGGAATACTTATAAAAGTAAAGTTCAG GCAAGCAGGACAACTTCAAGTACTTAGTGCGCATCATCAATCTGGAGGG GAGCGTTCAGTTTCAACTATTCTTTATCTTGTTTCTCTTCAAGACCTTACAAACTGCCCATTTAGGGTGGTTGATGAGATTAATCAAG GAATGGATCCTATAAATGAAAGAAAGATGTTTCAGCAACTAGTAAGAGCCGCCAGTCAACCTAGTACGCCACA gTGCTTCATACTCACCCCAAAGCTGCTACCGGATTTGGAGTACAGTGAGGCGTGTAGCATTCTGAACATTATGAACGGGCCTTGGATTGAACAGCCTGCTAAAG TATGGAGCAGCGGTGAGTGTTGGAGAGCCGTTACAGGGCTGGCTGGAGATTAG